Proteins encoded by one window of Alphaproteobacteria bacterium:
- a CDS encoding LLM class flavin-dependent oxidoreductase, whose amino-acid sequence MTDPADARSLIPDNYLKFGIFLAPFHAMDENPTMAIERDMQLLEHLDMLGYHEAWIGEHHSGGYELIACPEMFIAGAAERTKHIRLGTGVVSLPYHHPFTVAGRMVQLDHMTRGRCMLGVGPGALTGDAYRMGIDPEAQRRMMNESLDVLVRLLDGESVTQKTDWFEVRDAHLQLRPYTQPRTEMAVACARSPSGALAAGKHGLGMLSIGGTGDEALTKHAENWRMCEEAATENGKTVHRRNWRLVTLMHIAETREKARENVRFGLENFAQYFRDIATFPIIPAGIDDPYEWLMETKNAIIGTPDDAIEYIETLLKGAGGFGSLMQLAHNWADFDATKRNYELISRYVFPHFQRSNDMRDYSYDFSFANRDRFVGQAADAIQSEIDRYQARKKGEAAD is encoded by the coding sequence TTCTGGCGCCATTCCATGCCATGGACGAAAACCCGACCATGGCCATTGAACGGGACATGCAGCTACTGGAGCATCTGGACATGCTCGGCTACCACGAGGCATGGATCGGCGAGCATCATTCCGGCGGTTACGAACTGATCGCCTGCCCGGAAATGTTCATCGCCGGCGCGGCGGAACGCACGAAGCACATCCGGCTGGGTACGGGCGTCGTGTCGCTGCCGTATCACCACCCGTTCACGGTGGCGGGCCGCATGGTGCAGCTCGACCACATGACCCGGGGCCGGTGCATGCTGGGGGTGGGGCCGGGCGCGCTGACCGGCGACGCCTATCGCATGGGGATCGACCCGGAAGCCCAGCGCCGCATGATGAACGAATCGCTGGACGTTCTGGTGCGGCTGCTGGACGGGGAATCCGTGACGCAGAAAACCGACTGGTTCGAGGTAAGGGACGCGCATCTGCAGCTTCGGCCCTATACGCAGCCGCGGACCGAAATGGCCGTGGCCTGCGCGCGGTCGCCGTCGGGCGCGCTGGCGGCGGGCAAACACGGGCTGGGCATGCTGTCGATCGGCGGCACCGGCGACGAGGCCCTGACCAAGCATGCGGAGAACTGGCGCATGTGCGAGGAGGCGGCGACGGAAAACGGCAAGACCGTCCATCGCAGGAACTGGCGGCTGGTCACCTTGATGCATATCGCCGAAACGCGGGAGAAGGCGCGGGAGAACGTCCGGTTCGGGCTGGAAAATTTCGCGCAGTATTTCCGCGACATCGCGACCTTCCCGATCATTCCGGCCGGCATCGACGACCCGTATGAATGGCTGATGGAAACCAAGAATGCGATTATCGGCACGCCGGACGACGCCATCGAATATATCGAAACCCTGCTGAAGGGCGCCGGCGGCTTCGGCTCGCTGATGCAACTGGCGCATAACTGGGCCGATTTCGATGCGACGAAACGGAATTACGAACTGATCTCGCGGTATGTCTTTCCGCATTTCCAGCGCAGCAACGACATGCGCGACTACAGCTACGATTTCAGCTTCGCCAATCGCGACAGGTTTGTCGGACAGGCGGCCGACGCGATCCAGAGCGAAATCGACCGCTATCAGGCGCGCAAGAAAGGTGAAGCCGCCGACTGA
- a CDS encoding GMC family oxidoreductase N-terminal domain-containing protein: MAADYVIVGAGSAGCVLANRLSAGGDRVVLLEAGPKDSHPMIHIPAGLRSLLAHPVLNWNYSTEGEDGTGGRRIHWPRGKTLGGSSSINGMIYVRGNPADYDGWAQRGCRGWSFDDVLPYFKKSETYRNGGDRAVRGDSGELQVEDYRTILPLTHKFVEAAQQAGFPVTEDYNGRQQAGVGYCQNTRIGRRRGSTAATFLKAAKKRPNLEIETGAMATRLLFEGRRCVGVAFRQRGQDREIRAAKEVLVCGGAVNSPHLLQISGVGPGAHLQSIGVDTVHDLPGVGGNMSDHYIVRISHRVKDAVTINELARFPRVVPEVFKWVFQGSGALTFGATSAMVFCTSREGLASPDLQLLFAPCSFSGEAIGAFERQPGAGVAVCPTRPESRGSIMAASGDPFQAPLIRPNYMSAENDSHVMLAGIRHTRRILESPAFAAFSGGETRPDRPIETPEDARQYARETGTTIYHPVGTCRMGEDPLAVVDSRLRVHGMAGIRVVDASVMPEVTTGNTNAPTIMIAEKGAAMILQDNAG; the protein is encoded by the coding sequence GAAGGACAGTCACCCCATGATCCATATTCCCGCCGGGCTGCGGTCCCTGCTGGCGCATCCGGTGCTCAACTGGAACTATTCCACCGAAGGCGAGGACGGCACCGGCGGCCGCCGCATCCACTGGCCGCGCGGCAAGACGCTGGGCGGGTCCAGTTCGATCAACGGCATGATCTATGTGCGCGGCAACCCGGCGGATTACGACGGCTGGGCGCAGCGCGGCTGCCGCGGCTGGAGCTTCGATGACGTGCTGCCCTATTTCAAAAAGTCGGAAACCTATCGCAACGGCGGCGACAGGGCGGTACGCGGCGACAGCGGCGAGTTGCAGGTCGAGGATTACCGCACGATCCTGCCGCTGACCCACAAATTCGTCGAAGCGGCGCAGCAGGCCGGTTTCCCGGTAACCGAGGACTATAACGGCAGGCAGCAGGCCGGCGTCGGCTATTGCCAGAACACCCGCATCGGCCGGCGGCGCGGCTCCACGGCCGCAACCTTCCTGAAGGCGGCGAAGAAACGCCCGAACCTGGAAATCGAAACCGGGGCAATGGCGACGAGGCTTCTGTTCGAAGGCCGGCGCTGCGTGGGCGTCGCGTTCCGCCAGCGCGGACAGGACCGTGAAATCCGGGCGGCAAAGGAAGTGCTGGTCTGCGGCGGCGCGGTGAATTCGCCGCATCTGCTGCAGATTTCAGGCGTGGGGCCGGGCGCGCATCTGCAATCCATCGGCGTCGATACGGTGCACGACCTGCCCGGCGTCGGCGGCAACATGTCGGATCATTACATCGTGCGGATTTCGCATCGGGTAAAGGATGCGGTCACGATCAATGAGCTGGCGCGCTTTCCCCGCGTCGTGCCCGAAGTGTTCAAATGGGTGTTCCAGGGCAGTGGCGCGCTGACCTTCGGCGCCACCAGCGCGATGGTGTTCTGCACCAGCCGCGAAGGGCTGGCCAGCCCCGACCTGCAGCTCCTGTTCGCGCCCTGCAGCTTCAGCGGCGAAGCCATCGGCGCCTTCGAGCGCCAGCCCGGCGCCGGTGTCGCGGTCTGCCCGACGCGGCCCGAAAGCCGCGGCAGCATCATGGCCGCCAGCGGCGACCCGTTTCAGGCGCCGCTGATCAGGCCGAACTACATGTCGGCCGAAAACGACAGCCATGTCATGCTGGCGGGAATCCGGCACACGCGGCGGATCCTCGAATCGCCGGCCTTCGCGGCGTTCTCGGGCGGTGAAACCCGGCCGGACCGGCCCATCGAAACGCCCGAAGACGCCAGGCAGTATGCGCGCGAAACCGGCACCACGATCTATCACCCGGTCGGAACCTGCAGGATGGGCGAAGACCCCCTGGCGGTCGTCGATTCGCGCCTTCGGGTACATGGCATGGCCGGAATCCGGGTCGTGGACGCCTCGGTCATGCCGGAAGTGACGACGGGGAATACCAATGCGCCGACGATCATGATCGCGGAAAAAGGCGCGGCCATGATTCTGCAGGACAATGCCGGCTGA